A region from the Melanotaenia boesemani isolate fMelBoe1 chromosome 11, fMelBoe1.pri, whole genome shotgun sequence genome encodes:
- the si:ch211-214j8.12 gene encoding uncharacterized protein si:ch211-214j8.12: protein MPLFRGLNECVRRKAQNRRQRNLEWMGSCLRTHDEGSVLSLARMCLLSLANNMKEVWVKDYADNYLDHYSFRYIMGPFNPLPGELVEELTCLLCTTKQMSRAALHLLLVPQLRRLSLESCPTLVTPALCAHIAARCQGLWSLDLSGAQQLPSKVLCETLHSLPALRSLSLAGMPCNKSVIQTVVHCCRLLQHLDVSRCHLLSPAALLPLGGGAFCSSSASPSDSSSLYTSFSQPFVSCPVLPSSSPPSLSPLPLRNLLALDIGFGEQEGDAAAAAAYLLLSLPCLERVAIEDLAHACYLIEHREFGKVDEFADREGVPRLEEVWRERLHSQGKDNSRKRRKVASVDEENESEDDQRIFWEGYGYESEEDAVTDEGPSCSHNLKGEKNGILSQSDFILHLRDVKGVTCDHLDSLGRLCPDVNSISLNAEYTDSSRRIQGSLLTAGLQTWTGQLRRLSVHYPHQLTALLHALEVAGSTLTSLTLEGVKTSPHTSLLYVIKACPRLRELLIYAEPPKWSNGEVEDGQQDDWNLPQLPNLCSLTLSFSHEYSQRRPVMSLMSLMNVLECLLNGSPLLEKLSLVSLPCPLNCVLQDTLQRVDLNMHRLANSSGLPPMPLGQVQHIDLQRTDVQIKTVRSILQQCTKLKFMDLSYCWQIHKNEWLDCKRLSKAQVVWVE from the exons ATGCCACTGTTTCGGGGTTTGAATGAATGTGTCAGGAGAAAGGCTCAGAACAGAAGGCAGAGGAACCTGGAGTGGATGGGAAGCTGTCTGAGAACACACGATGAGGGCTCGGTTCTTTCATTGGCTCGGATGTGTCTGTTGAGCCTTGCCAATAACATGAAGGAAGTGTGGGTGAAAGACTATGCAGACAACTACCTGGACCATTATTCATTTAGATACATCATGGGGCCTTTCAACCCACTGC CTGGTGAACTTGTGGAGGAGCTGACTTGTTTGCTGTGCACCACAAAACAGATGTCTCGGGCTGCTCTTCACCTTCTGCTGGTCCCCCAACTCCGACGCTTGTCTCTGGAAAGTTGTCCCACTTTAGTCACCCCAGCCCTCTGTGCCCATATCGCTGCCCGCTGTCAG GGTCTGTGGAGTCTGGACCTGTCTGGAGCCCAGCAGCTGCCTTCAAAGGTCCTCTGTGAAACCCTGCACAGTTTACCAGCTCTCCGTTCACTCTCCCTGGCTGGCATGCCTTGTAACAAGAGTGTAATCCAGACAGTTGTCCACTGTTGCCGTTTGTTGCAACATCTAGATGTATCCCGCTGTCATTTGCTTTCCCCTGCTGCACTCCTTCCTCTTGGTGGTGGGGCTTTCTGTTCATCTTCTGCTAGTCCTTCAGACTCATCTTCTCTTTACACCTCTTTTTCTCAACCCTTtgtttcctgtcctgtcctCCCCTCATCCTCTCCTCCATCACTGTCCCCTCTCCCCCTTCGGAATTTGCTAGCTCTGGATATTGGGTTTGGCGAACAGGAGGGAGAtgccgcagcagcagcagcctacCTCCTTCTCTCCCTGCCTTGCCTGGAAAGAGTGGCCATTGAGGACCTAGCACATGCCTGCTATCTCATTGAGCACAGAGAGTTTGGCAAGGTAGATGAGTTTGCTGACAGGGAGGGAGTTCCCAGGCTGGAGGAGGTATGGAGGGAGAGACTGCACAGTCAGGGTAAGGACAATTctaggaaaagaagaaaagttgcATCAGTTGATGAAGAGAATGAGAGTGAAGATGACCAACGGATATTTTGGGAGGGTTATGGCTATGAGAGTGAGGAAGATGCAGTCACTGATGAAGGGCCATCTTGTTCTCATAACCTAAAGGGGgagaaaaatgggattttgtcaCAGTCTGACTTTATCCTGCACCTGAGGGATGTCAAGGGTGTTACTTGTGACCACCTGGACAGTTTAGGCCGTTTATGTCCAGACGTTAACTCCATATCGTTAAACGCTGAATacacagacagcagcagaagaatccAGGGGTCGCTGTTGACTGCAGGCCTCCAAACCTGGACCGGCCAGCTACGGCGTCTCTCAGTACATTACCCCCATCAGTTGACGGCTCTCCTCCATGCCTTGGAAGTTGCAGGCTCCACCTTGACTTCTCTCACCCTGGAGGGGGTGAAAACCAGCCCCCACACCTCACTACTGTATGTCATCAAGGCTTGTCCCAGACTCAGAGAGCTGCTTATCTATGCTGAACCTCCTAAGTGGTCAAACGGTGAAGTTGAGGATGGTCAGCAGGATGATTGGAACCTCCCACAGCTGCCAAACCTCTGCTCTCTCACACTCAG TTTCTCCCATGAGTACAGCCAAAGAAGACCTGTCATGTCCTTGATGTCCTTGATGAATGTGCTGGAGTGTCTACTGAATGGTTCTCCTCTTCTGGAGAAGCTGTCACTGGTCTCCCTGCCATGCCCCCTGAACTGTGTTTTGCAGGACACGCTGCAAAGAGTTGATCTGAACATGCATCGTTTGGCAAATTCCTCTGGCTTACCCCCAATGCCACTTGGACAGGTACAGCACATTGACCTGCAGCGAACAGATGTACAGATAAAAACTGTGAGAAGTATATTGCAGCAGTGTACAAAGCTCAAGTTTATGGATTTGAGTTACTGCTGGCAAATCCATAAAAATGAGTGGTTGGATTGCAAGAGGCTCAGTAAAGCCCAGGTAGTCTGGGTGGAGTGA
- the entpd4 gene encoding ectonucleoside triphosphate diphosphohydrolase 4 isoform X2 — translation MGRINFSCLFPASWHFSLSCQVLPRLLIPSFRQLLFIGLVICLIGILYLLFVGGKGHASWINKENHFHRHLARVTDVDVMDTSNPNLNYGLVVDCGSSGSRVFVYCWPQHNGNPHELLDIRQMRDQHRKPVVMKIKPGISELAKTPERASDYIYPLLSFAAQHIPKNKHQETPLYILCTAGMRILPESQQEALLEDLRTDIPVHFNFLFSDSHVEVISGKQEGVYAWIGINFVLGRFNHVHNDGEPVVEVHVPGSDQQEALMRKRTAGVLDMGGVSTQIAYEVPKTEEIAKNLLAEFNLGCDAHRTEHVYRVYVSTFLGFGGNAARQRYEESLIRDTAVRNKLLGQHIGETAESPLLDPCLPPDLQDEIGPPTQRLILRGTGDFEQCRQILQPFLNRTNDTQTSLSGIYQPAIDYSNSQFYGFSEFYYCTEDVLRMGGDYNASRYAQAAKGYCATQWKTLKERFDSGLYASHADLHRLKYQCFKSAWMYEVLHAGFSFPTNYKNLKTALLVYDKEVQWTLGAILYRTRFLPLRDIQQESLKGAHSNWRHSFSFVNNHYLFLACFFIVLLSIILYLLRLRRIHRRAVQLYTPSSAPWLEEGLGSPTLPINL, via the exons ATGGGAAG GATCAACTTTTCGTGCCTTTTCCCGGCCTCATGGCATTTCAGCCTGTCATGCCAAGTTCTTCCTCGGCTTCTGATACCTTCCTTTAGACAGCTGCTCTTCATTGGTTTGGTGATCTGCCTCATAGGAATACTCTACCTGCTGTTTGTTGGGGGAAAAGGACATGCCAGCTGGATCAATAAGGAAAACCACTTCCACAG GCACCTGGCAAGGGTCACtgatgtggatgtgatggatacAAGCAACCCCAACCTGAACTATGGTTTGGTAGTGGACTGTggcagcagtggctccaggGTATTTGTGTATTGCTGGCCACAACACAACGGTAATCCACATGAACTGCTAGACATCCGGCAAATGCGAGATCAACACCGTAAGCCAGTGGTTATGAAGATCAAACCTG GTATTTCTGAGTTGGCTAAAACACCTGAGAGAGCCAGTGATTATATATACCCACTTCTTAGCTTTGCAGCTCAACACATCCCCAAAAATAAGCACCAGGAAACACCCTTATACATCCTTTGCACAGCTGGAATGAGAATCCTGCCAGAGAG TCAACAAGAAGCACTCCTTGAGGATCTACGCACAGATATTCCAGTCCACTTCAACTTCCTCTTCTCTGATTCCCATGTGGAGGTGATTTCTGGAAAACAAGAAG GTGTTTATGCGTGGATTGGAATAAACTTTGTCCTTGGAAGGTTTAACCATGTGCACAATG ATGGGGAACCTGTTGTGGAGGTACATGTTCCAGGCAGTGATCAACAGGAAGCACTGATGAGGAAAAGGACTGCTGGTGTCCTGGATATGGGCGGTGTCTCCACACAGATTGCATACGAAGTGCCCAAAACT GAGGAAATTGCCAAGAACTTACTGGCCGAGTTCAACTTAGGGTGTGACGCGCATCGCACTGAGCATGTTTATCGTGTTTATGTGTCCACCTTCCTGGGTTTTGGGGGAAATGCAGCACGCCAAAGATATGAGGAAAGCCTCATAAGAGATACTGCTGTTCGAAACAA GCTTTTAGGTCAGCACATTGGAGAAACGGCAGAGTCTCCCCTTCTGGATCCCTGTCTTCCCCCTGACCTGCAGGATGAGATCGGACCACCTACGCAGAGGCTCATCCTGCGAGGCACAGGAGACTTTGAACAGTGCAGACAAATTCTCCAGCCATTCCTCAACCGTACCAATGACACCCAAACCTCCCTCAGTGGCATCTACCAGCCAGCAATTGACTACAGCAATAGCCAGTTTTATGGTTTTTCAGAGTTCTACTACTGCACAGAGGATGTGCTGCGCATGGGAGGGGATTATAATGCTTCCAGATATGCTCAGGCTGCCAAG GGCTATTGTGCCACCCAGTGGAAGACACTGAAGGAACGTTTTGATTCTGGCTTGTATGCCTCGCATGCAGATCTTCACAGACTAAA GTACCAGTGTTTTAAATCAGCGTGGATGTATGAAGTGCTGCATGCAGGTTTCTCTTTCCCAACAAATTATAAAAACCTGAAGACTGCCCTTTTGGTCTATGATAAGGAGGTCCAATGGACTCTTGGAGCTATACTTTATAGAACACGGTTTCTACCTTTGAG GGATATCCAGCAGGAGAGTCTGAAAGGAGCACACTCTAACTGGCGGCACAGCTTTTCCTTTGTCAACAATCACTATTTATTCCTGGCGTGTTTCTTCATCGTTCTGCTTTCCATTATACTGTACTTACTGCGACTCCGCCGCATTCATCGGCGTGCAGTGCAGCTCTACACACCCTCCTCTGCCCCTTGGTTGGAAGAAGGCCTTGGCTCACCAACACTTCCCATCAACCTCTGA
- the entpd4 gene encoding ectonucleoside triphosphate diphosphohydrolase 4 isoform X1, translating into MGRINFSCLFPASWHFSLSCQVLPRLLIPSFRQLLFIGLVICLIGILYLLFVGGKGHASWINKENHFHRHLARVTDVDVMDTSNPNLNYGLVVDCGSSGSRVFVYCWPQHNGNPHELLDIRQMRDQHRKPVVMKIKPGISELAKTPERASDYIYPLLSFAAQHIPKNKHQETPLYILCTAGMRILPESQQEALLEDLRTDIPVHFNFLFSDSHVEVISGKQEGVYAWIGINFVLGRFNHVHNDGEPVVEVHVPGSDQQEALMRKRTAGVLDMGGVSTQIAYEVPKTVSFASPQQEEIAKNLLAEFNLGCDAHRTEHVYRVYVSTFLGFGGNAARQRYEESLIRDTAVRNKLLGQHIGETAESPLLDPCLPPDLQDEIGPPTQRLILRGTGDFEQCRQILQPFLNRTNDTQTSLSGIYQPAIDYSNSQFYGFSEFYYCTEDVLRMGGDYNASRYAQAAKGYCATQWKTLKERFDSGLYASHADLHRLKYQCFKSAWMYEVLHAGFSFPTNYKNLKTALLVYDKEVQWTLGAILYRTRFLPLRDIQQESLKGAHSNWRHSFSFVNNHYLFLACFFIVLLSIILYLLRLRRIHRRAVQLYTPSSAPWLEEGLGSPTLPINL; encoded by the exons ATGGGAAG GATCAACTTTTCGTGCCTTTTCCCGGCCTCATGGCATTTCAGCCTGTCATGCCAAGTTCTTCCTCGGCTTCTGATACCTTCCTTTAGACAGCTGCTCTTCATTGGTTTGGTGATCTGCCTCATAGGAATACTCTACCTGCTGTTTGTTGGGGGAAAAGGACATGCCAGCTGGATCAATAAGGAAAACCACTTCCACAG GCACCTGGCAAGGGTCACtgatgtggatgtgatggatacAAGCAACCCCAACCTGAACTATGGTTTGGTAGTGGACTGTggcagcagtggctccaggGTATTTGTGTATTGCTGGCCACAACACAACGGTAATCCACATGAACTGCTAGACATCCGGCAAATGCGAGATCAACACCGTAAGCCAGTGGTTATGAAGATCAAACCTG GTATTTCTGAGTTGGCTAAAACACCTGAGAGAGCCAGTGATTATATATACCCACTTCTTAGCTTTGCAGCTCAACACATCCCCAAAAATAAGCACCAGGAAACACCCTTATACATCCTTTGCACAGCTGGAATGAGAATCCTGCCAGAGAG TCAACAAGAAGCACTCCTTGAGGATCTACGCACAGATATTCCAGTCCACTTCAACTTCCTCTTCTCTGATTCCCATGTGGAGGTGATTTCTGGAAAACAAGAAG GTGTTTATGCGTGGATTGGAATAAACTTTGTCCTTGGAAGGTTTAACCATGTGCACAATG ATGGGGAACCTGTTGTGGAGGTACATGTTCCAGGCAGTGATCAACAGGAAGCACTGATGAGGAAAAGGACTGCTGGTGTCCTGGATATGGGCGGTGTCTCCACACAGATTGCATACGAAGTGCCCAAAACTGTAAGCTTTGCCTCTCCACAGCAG GAGGAAATTGCCAAGAACTTACTGGCCGAGTTCAACTTAGGGTGTGACGCGCATCGCACTGAGCATGTTTATCGTGTTTATGTGTCCACCTTCCTGGGTTTTGGGGGAAATGCAGCACGCCAAAGATATGAGGAAAGCCTCATAAGAGATACTGCTGTTCGAAACAA GCTTTTAGGTCAGCACATTGGAGAAACGGCAGAGTCTCCCCTTCTGGATCCCTGTCTTCCCCCTGACCTGCAGGATGAGATCGGACCACCTACGCAGAGGCTCATCCTGCGAGGCACAGGAGACTTTGAACAGTGCAGACAAATTCTCCAGCCATTCCTCAACCGTACCAATGACACCCAAACCTCCCTCAGTGGCATCTACCAGCCAGCAATTGACTACAGCAATAGCCAGTTTTATGGTTTTTCAGAGTTCTACTACTGCACAGAGGATGTGCTGCGCATGGGAGGGGATTATAATGCTTCCAGATATGCTCAGGCTGCCAAG GGCTATTGTGCCACCCAGTGGAAGACACTGAAGGAACGTTTTGATTCTGGCTTGTATGCCTCGCATGCAGATCTTCACAGACTAAA GTACCAGTGTTTTAAATCAGCGTGGATGTATGAAGTGCTGCATGCAGGTTTCTCTTTCCCAACAAATTATAAAAACCTGAAGACTGCCCTTTTGGTCTATGATAAGGAGGTCCAATGGACTCTTGGAGCTATACTTTATAGAACACGGTTTCTACCTTTGAG GGATATCCAGCAGGAGAGTCTGAAAGGAGCACACTCTAACTGGCGGCACAGCTTTTCCTTTGTCAACAATCACTATTTATTCCTGGCGTGTTTCTTCATCGTTCTGCTTTCCATTATACTGTACTTACTGCGACTCCGCCGCATTCATCGGCGTGCAGTGCAGCTCTACACACCCTCCTCTGCCCCTTGGTTGGAAGAAGGCCTTGGCTCACCAACACTTCCCATCAACCTCTGA